In a genomic window of Gloeocapsopsis dulcis:
- a CDS encoding response regulator: protein MEVLLASNKQAITQPLILAVDDDEDSLLLLTEVVRGNNFACITAQNGKSALSLAQRYQPDLVLLDILLPDLNGIEVVHHLRKSPQTQLIPIIAVTALAKKEDYQRIMMAGCDGYITKPYMLDDLESVIFNHLCHTVATA from the coding sequence TTGGAAGTACTCTTAGCAAGTAACAAGCAGGCAATTACCCAGCCGCTGATCCTCGCAGTAGATGATGACGAAGATAGCTTACTTTTGTTGACAGAAGTAGTGAGAGGAAACAATTTTGCATGTATCACAGCACAAAATGGTAAAAGTGCTTTATCATTAGCCCAGCGATACCAACCAGATTTGGTTTTGCTAGACATACTGCTGCCCGATTTAAATGGCATAGAAGTCGTACATCACTTGAGAAAAAGCCCTCAAACGCAGTTAATTCCTATTATTGCAGTAACAGCATTAGCGAAAAAAGAAGATTACCAGCGGATAATGATGGCTGGCTGTGATGGTTACATCACCAAACCTTATATGCTGGACGATCTAGAAAGTGTGATTTTTAATCATTTGTGCCATACGGTAGCTACAGCGTAG
- a CDS encoding DUF2294 domain-containing protein: MEEKIPASFTLLEETLSQQIRALYTSQLGHSPQKVICNLLDKTLTILVEHAMTPPERLLIESGKHDLVEEVRWNLCKAIEPHLKAIIEAVVKVPVVDLIGTSNIDSDRTSITAVLAAKPQ, from the coding sequence ATGGAGGAAAAAATACCAGCTAGTTTTACCTTGTTAGAAGAGACTCTGTCACAACAGATTCGTGCATTATATACTAGTCAGCTGGGGCACTCACCACAAAAGGTTATATGCAATTTATTAGATAAGACCTTAACAATTTTAGTTGAACACGCAATGACTCCGCCCGAACGACTTTTAATCGAAAGTGGTAAACATGATTTAGTGGAGGAAGTCAGATGGAACTTGTGCAAAGCTATTGAGCCACATCTGAAAGCAATCATTGAGGCAGTAGTTAAAGTACCCGTGGTAGATTTAATCGGAACCTCAAATATTGATTCAGACCGTACTAGTATAACTGCAGTCTTAGCTGCCAAACCTCAGTAG